From a region of the Myxococcus fulvus genome:
- a CDS encoding PKD domain-containing protein: MRYMMVPVLSATLLLGSAAGASAAPTEERSPTRPENTLTNQTPWIYINYYITNFAVDVSVGAYDPDGSVAYLVVDFGDGATASVAGNEIITQHVYSSPGTYTITVTALDNVNGVSVERRTLWVTGRDST, from the coding sequence ATGCGATACATGATGGTTCCCGTTCTATCCGCCACCCTGCTGCTCGGCTCCGCGGCAGGCGCTTCGGCCGCGCCGACGGAGGAGCGCTCGCCGACGCGCCCGGAGAACACCCTCACGAACCAGACGCCCTGGATCTACATCAACTACTACATCACCAACTTCGCGGTCGACGTCTCCGTCGGCGCGTATGACCCCGACGGCAGCGTGGCGTATCTCGTCGTCGACTTCGGCGATGGCGCCACCGCCAGCGTGGCGGGCAACGAGATCATCACCCAGCACGTCTACTCGTCGCCGGGCACGTACACCATCACCGTGACCGCGCTGGACAACGTCAACGGCGTCAGCGTCGAGCGGCGCACGCTGTGGGTGACTGGCAGAGACTCGACCTGA
- a CDS encoding FAD-dependent oxidoreductase yields the protein METSGRRFGSAVVIGGSMAGLLSARVLADHFDKVTLVERDVRGEGPAARKGVPQGPHIHVLLDAGRRILDKYFPDLFEQLQVQGAELIDSSGDLAWHHFGVWKLRRTSGIPGMLCTRPLLEWNVLRRVKARPNVAMREGCSIEGLIRDEKGTGRITGVRVKTPQGEESWEADLVVDASGRGSRMPQWLEAIGYARPEEDQVIVDLSYTTCLHEPPPHFQKEWKALFLYPNPPKAWRAGFISHVEGGRWIVTLNGYFGEHAPTGYAGFLEYARSLTRPDLYDFLKEATPIGPISQHKVKDCRWRHYEKLPRFPEGLVILGDAACAFNPLYGQGMSVAGLGAELLDTCLREQTERGELSGLAQRFRERLPEVIRLPWLLGTGMDLLYPQAVGKRPFGLGLLHWYILRLMERTSTDAHVHRQFYRILHLHAGLEAVLRPSVALPVLGHGLMSLLRPLERLANTETRPPPVTPPRPSPVPVQKSTG from the coding sequence TTGGAAACCTCTGGACGCAGATTCGGAAGTGCCGTGGTCATCGGCGGCAGCATGGCGGGGCTCCTGAGCGCGCGGGTGCTCGCGGACCACTTCGACAAGGTGACGCTGGTGGAGCGGGATGTCCGGGGGGAGGGGCCCGCCGCGCGCAAGGGTGTTCCGCAGGGGCCGCACATCCACGTGCTGTTGGACGCGGGCCGGCGCATCCTCGACAAGTACTTCCCGGACCTGTTCGAGCAACTCCAGGTCCAGGGCGCCGAGCTCATCGACTCGAGTGGAGACCTCGCCTGGCACCACTTCGGGGTGTGGAAGCTGCGCCGCACCAGCGGCATCCCCGGGATGCTGTGCACCCGGCCCCTGCTCGAGTGGAACGTCCTGCGCCGGGTGAAGGCGCGGCCCAATGTCGCGATGCGCGAGGGCTGCTCCATCGAAGGGCTCATCCGCGACGAGAAGGGCACGGGACGCATCACAGGTGTCCGGGTCAAGACACCCCAGGGCGAGGAGTCGTGGGAGGCGGACCTCGTCGTGGATGCCAGCGGCCGGGGCTCGCGGATGCCTCAGTGGTTGGAAGCCATCGGCTACGCGCGCCCGGAGGAAGATCAGGTCATCGTGGACCTTTCCTACACGACGTGCCTGCACGAGCCGCCGCCCCACTTCCAGAAGGAATGGAAGGCGCTCTTCCTCTATCCAAATCCTCCCAAGGCCTGGCGCGCGGGGTTCATCTCACACGTCGAGGGAGGCCGGTGGATCGTCACCCTCAATGGCTACTTCGGGGAGCACGCGCCCACCGGGTACGCGGGGTTCCTCGAGTACGCGCGCTCACTGACGCGTCCGGACCTGTACGACTTCCTGAAAGAGGCCACGCCGATAGGGCCCATCTCCCAGCACAAGGTGAAGGACTGCCGGTGGCGGCACTACGAGAAGCTGCCCCGCTTTCCCGAGGGGCTGGTCATCCTGGGAGACGCCGCGTGTGCCTTCAACCCCCTCTACGGGCAAGGCATGTCGGTGGCGGGGCTTGGCGCCGAGTTGCTGGACACCTGCCTTCGCGAGCAGACCGAACGAGGCGAGCTGTCGGGCCTGGCGCAGCGCTTCCGCGAGCGGCTGCCTGAAGTCATCCGGCTCCCGTGGCTGTTGGGCACGGGCATGGACCTGCTGTATCCGCAGGCCGTCGGGAAGCGGCCCTTCGGGCTGGGCTTGCTGCACTGGTACATCCTGCGGCTGATGGAGCGCACGTCGACCGACGCACACGTCCATCGCCAGTTCTACCGGATACTGCACCTGCACGCGGGGCTGGAGGCGGTTCTCCGGCCCTCCGTGGCCTTGCCCGTGTTGGGCCATGGCCTCATGTCGCTCCTCCGCCCTCTCGAGCGGCTGGCGAATACCGAGACACGACCTCCCCCTGTCACGCCCCCGCGTCCAAGCCCTGTCCCGGTCCAGAAGTCCACCGGGTAG
- a CDS encoding cytochrome P450, producing MDKASAASGLGSEYRPLESPQLENPHPFLARARREAPVFFSPALGAWVVTRHADISAVVADTERFSSAESITVGAATTPPEVVAALMDGYPLVPSLVDNDPPAHSRFRGLVSKAFTGRRLAEKEPFIRALVDELIGSFRNEGKADLFLRFAHPLSASIIAEILGIPRADIHRFRRWSDELTTVLAAHGPIEHQVACARGVVEFQRYLAQALEERKTAPREDLLSDIVTGSRDMTPPMSMAELVSMLMQVHFAGHETTAGLIVGAVELLLEHPEQLQALRDDPGLIAGAVEEAVRMTSPVHAMFRTALEPVELGGVPIPKGAHIRIVYASANRDETRFHAPERFDIRRPDIKKHLAFGQGLHFCIGAPLARLEARLALEALLRSLPGLRLVPGQTPGFLKSVTVRRHESLEVAWEVHAPHAR from the coding sequence ATGGACAAGGCCAGCGCCGCTTCAGGACTCGGGTCCGAGTACCGCCCGCTCGAATCTCCCCAGCTCGAGAACCCCCACCCGTTCCTCGCACGCGCGCGGCGGGAGGCGCCGGTGTTCTTCAGCCCGGCGCTGGGGGCGTGGGTGGTGACGCGCCATGCGGACATCAGCGCCGTCGTCGCCGATACCGAGCGCTTCTCGTCCGCCGAATCCATCACCGTGGGCGCCGCGACCACGCCTCCAGAAGTCGTCGCCGCGCTGATGGACGGCTACCCCCTGGTCCCCAGCCTCGTCGACAATGATCCGCCCGCGCATTCGCGCTTCCGCGGCCTCGTCAGCAAGGCCTTCACCGGGCGGCGCCTCGCGGAGAAGGAGCCCTTCATCCGCGCCCTCGTGGACGAGCTCATCGGCTCCTTCCGGAACGAGGGCAAGGCGGACCTGTTTCTCCGGTTCGCCCACCCGCTGTCGGCCAGCATCATCGCGGAGATTCTCGGAATCCCCCGCGCGGACATCCACCGGTTCCGGCGCTGGTCCGACGAGCTGACCACGGTCCTCGCCGCCCATGGCCCCATCGAGCACCAGGTCGCCTGCGCCCGAGGCGTGGTCGAATTCCAGCGCTATCTCGCCCAGGCACTCGAGGAACGAAAGACTGCGCCCCGCGAGGACCTGCTGAGCGACATCGTCACCGGCTCGCGCGACATGACGCCCCCCATGAGCATGGCGGAGCTCGTGAGCATGCTGATGCAGGTCCACTTCGCCGGGCACGAGACGACCGCGGGCCTCATCGTGGGCGCGGTGGAACTCCTGCTCGAACATCCGGAGCAACTCCAGGCCCTTCGCGACGACCCGGGACTCATCGCGGGCGCCGTCGAGGAGGCCGTGCGGATGACCTCTCCCGTGCATGCCATGTTCCGGACCGCGCTGGAGCCCGTGGAGCTCGGGGGCGTCCCCATCCCCAAGGGCGCCCACATCCGCATCGTCTACGCGTCGGCCAACCGCGACGAGACCCGGTTCCACGCGCCGGAGCGCTTCGACATCCGACGGCCCGACATCAAGAAGCACCTCGCCTTCGGGCAGGGGCTGCATTTCTGCATCGGCGCGCCGCTGGCACGGCTCGAGGCGCGACTGGCGCTGGAGGCCCTGCTCCGGAGCCTCCCGGGGCTGCGGCTCGTGCCTGGGCAGACGCCGGGCTTCTTGAAGAGCGTCACCGTCCGGCGGCACGAGAGCCTGGAGGTCGCGTGGGAGGTCCACGCGCCCCACGCTCGCTGA
- a CDS encoding double-CXXCG motif protein, which yields MRYYRLDPVDDAAATQWRWSLDTKRRWGLPGTECPRCHSSPLAIALNYPSVDLSRLPEEREYRKARVAPWDEYVQLRDRVLPLLPPGAMVQPGMGMGPLAGRVRGRPPPVAMDGAWNLFVQPEGVDRLLAAGLRGIKPLPTAIKTARDVPPLLEMELQVSGDDVPECRPTPVGEPCPGCGVQRSRRSTVGAEWLDASAMNGLDVFRFRRNPAMTVGSERFVEVLRGMGDTGIRVTEVVVKQPSEAGAFP from the coding sequence ATGCGCTACTACCGACTCGACCCCGTCGACGACGCGGCTGCCACCCAGTGGCGCTGGAGTCTCGACACCAAGCGACGCTGGGGCCTGCCGGGGACGGAGTGCCCTCGGTGTCACTCCTCGCCCTTGGCCATCGCGCTCAACTACCCGAGCGTCGACCTGTCCAGACTGCCCGAGGAGCGGGAGTACCGGAAGGCGCGGGTGGCTCCGTGGGACGAGTACGTCCAGCTCCGTGACCGCGTCCTGCCGCTGCTGCCGCCGGGTGCCATGGTTCAGCCGGGAATGGGGATGGGGCCGCTGGCGGGGCGTGTCCGTGGGCGCCCGCCACCCGTCGCGATGGATGGAGCCTGGAACCTCTTCGTCCAGCCTGAGGGCGTGGATCGGCTGCTGGCAGCGGGCCTGCGCGGCATCAAGCCCTTGCCGACCGCGATAAAGACGGCGCGCGACGTCCCTCCGCTCCTGGAAATGGAGCTCCAGGTGAGCGGCGACGATGTGCCGGAATGTCGCCCCACGCCGGTGGGCGAGCCGTGCCCTGGCTGCGGCGTGCAGCGAAGCCGACGGTCGACGGTGGGCGCGGAGTGGCTCGACGCCTCTGCGATGAACGGGCTCGACGTCTTCCGGTTCCGACGGAACCCAGCCATGACGGTTGGGAGTGAGCGCTTCGTCGAGGTCCTCCGCGGTATGGGCGATACCGGCATCCGGGTGACGGAGGTGGTCGTCAAACAGCCATCCGAGGCTGGCGCGTTCCCGTAG
- a CDS encoding energy transducer TonB — translation MRHTLIVFLSAVLWATGCAHSGAPSLPASHGQLSLAMAYHLDPEGNPREASELPPASLFNPGARGGVAPVRAREAFDEAVALLKGAPTEAQVRQASATLSAACAVDLYDACEFLLANFQREKRLEGPSPEVPAEVFRLRKPQVVVLRGRVDTDGRARELQVVEAPFPKFGEEVMRVAAATRYQPAMLAGHPIATSRLFRLQFQMPLENRTPEAELEWVRMRVARFPESADAWSHLAKLLGSRTPEAPGYVEALERLSALAPTYWWAANELSWQYVQTGRHAEAEPKVRVARQLAPRNPYVLETSAAVLWGLGRCDEALADQRQAVARLQEQWPREERERFERTLADYKRDCPGGSPPAPSPIAP, via the coding sequence ATGCGTCACACTCTCATCGTGTTCCTGTCGGCAGTGCTGTGGGCAACGGGCTGCGCCCATTCGGGGGCTCCGTCGCTTCCCGCGAGTCATGGGCAGCTCTCCCTCGCGATGGCGTACCACCTGGATCCGGAAGGCAATCCGCGCGAGGCCTCGGAGCTGCCACCCGCGTCGTTGTTCAACCCGGGGGCGCGGGGCGGCGTCGCGCCGGTGAGGGCGCGTGAGGCCTTCGACGAGGCCGTGGCGCTGTTGAAGGGCGCGCCCACGGAAGCGCAGGTGCGGCAGGCCTCCGCGACGCTGTCGGCCGCTTGCGCCGTCGACCTGTACGATGCCTGTGAGTTCCTGCTCGCGAACTTCCAGCGCGAGAAGCGGTTGGAGGGGCCGTCGCCGGAAGTCCCGGCGGAAGTGTTCCGTCTCCGGAAGCCGCAGGTGGTCGTCCTCCGGGGGCGGGTGGACACGGACGGGCGTGCACGGGAGCTCCAGGTCGTGGAGGCGCCCTTCCCGAAGTTCGGGGAGGAGGTGATGAGGGTCGCCGCCGCCACCCGGTATCAACCCGCGATGCTCGCGGGGCACCCCATCGCGACCTCGCGCCTCTTCCGACTCCAATTCCAGATGCCCCTCGAGAACCGGACACCGGAGGCGGAGCTGGAGTGGGTCCGGATGCGCGTCGCCCGCTTCCCCGAGAGCGCCGATGCCTGGTCGCACCTGGCGAAGTTGCTGGGCTCTCGGACTCCCGAGGCCCCTGGCTATGTCGAAGCGCTCGAGCGGTTGAGCGCGTTGGCGCCGACGTACTGGTGGGCCGCGAACGAACTGTCATGGCAGTACGTCCAGACGGGACGCCACGCGGAGGCGGAGCCGAAAGTGCGGGTGGCCCGGCAGCTGGCGCCGCGCAATCCCTATGTGCTGGAGACCTCCGCCGCGGTCCTTTGGGGGCTGGGGCGGTGCGACGAGGCGCTGGCGGACCAGCGGCAAGCCGTGGCGAGGCTCCAGGAGCAGTGGCCGCGAGAGGAGCGGGAGCGGTTCGAGCGCACCCTCGCGGACTACAAGCGGGACTGCCCGGGTGGGTCCCCGCCCGCGCCGAGTCCCATCGCGCCCTGA
- a CDS encoding SAF domain-containing protein yields MRAILTTLLCAFSLPALAEADRAVVVAMRALPAGTVLTWEMVGQRKSYPSELPFEARVHEDGAAYVVGQRILEPLDAGEALQWGHFSAIYRNPTDYQPYCDRIEAARRMRRAYPSAPVKPAATQTVLVASEALLAGTVLKRKMLTPLTVPSAFASRYWVSADAIDAVVGTRLLETMLEGDVLRYPRLAPYASEPRCDWLFEDAGNRYATKGPAEAAALVCPKGTRRVEGAPGGAQWTSLMPGWVAYCELPDGRRHGPLQAWHRMKPGLEWEGAYADGQRTGRWKAWNEGVASCELTFVAGKPHGPFVEWEPDGATIAQGDFVNGRREGLWTLRGRERGEQLHATFSQGLPHGTWKWLEADGSVARQLVFEKGIAQGDFPDAVDIAAAARDVPPGTLLTHDMLTPHKVPASLQPSVFLSRSDVSSVTNKRMEIGLSKGAPLLWSDSIQIPELSVSPPKPGSHTKSP; encoded by the coding sequence ATGCGCGCGATTCTCACGACGCTTCTGTGTGCCTTCTCCCTCCCCGCCCTCGCGGAGGCCGACCGGGCGGTGGTCGTCGCCATGCGTGCCCTGCCAGCGGGCACCGTGCTCACCTGGGAGATGGTGGGCCAACGAAAATCCTATCCCTCCGAGCTTCCGTTCGAGGCGCGCGTCCACGAGGACGGCGCCGCCTATGTCGTCGGGCAGCGCATCCTCGAGCCGCTGGACGCGGGCGAGGCGCTCCAGTGGGGACACTTCAGCGCCATCTACAGGAATCCCACCGACTACCAGCCCTACTGCGACCGCATCGAGGCGGCCCGGAGGATGCGGCGCGCCTATCCGAGCGCTCCCGTGAAGCCCGCCGCGACGCAGACCGTCCTCGTGGCCTCTGAAGCCCTGCTCGCGGGCACCGTACTGAAGCGGAAGATGCTGACCCCGCTCACCGTCCCTTCGGCGTTCGCCAGTCGGTATTGGGTCTCCGCGGACGCCATCGACGCGGTGGTGGGCACCCGACTGCTGGAGACAATGCTCGAGGGAGACGTGCTGCGCTACCCGCGACTGGCGCCCTACGCCAGCGAGCCCCGGTGTGACTGGCTCTTCGAGGACGCGGGCAACCGCTACGCGACGAAGGGACCCGCCGAGGCCGCCGCGCTCGTCTGTCCCAAGGGCACGCGACGCGTGGAAGGCGCTCCCGGCGGCGCGCAATGGACATCCCTCATGCCGGGCTGGGTCGCCTATTGCGAGCTGCCGGATGGCCGGCGCCACGGCCCTCTCCAGGCCTGGCATCGGATGAAGCCCGGACTCGAATGGGAGGGAGCCTATGCAGATGGTCAGCGCACCGGCCGTTGGAAGGCATGGAATGAGGGCGTGGCGAGCTGCGAGCTGACCTTCGTGGCCGGCAAACCCCACGGCCCCTTCGTGGAGTGGGAGCCCGATGGGGCGACGATAGCCCAGGGTGACTTCGTGAACGGGCGACGAGAAGGGCTCTGGACGCTTCGGGGTCGTGAGCGAGGCGAGCAATTGCACGCGACCTTCTCCCAGGGTCTTCCTCACGGGACCTGGAAGTGGCTCGAGGCGGATGGCTCCGTGGCCAGGCAGCTCGTCTTCGAGAAGGGAATCGCGCAGGGAGACTTTCCCGACGCGGTGGACATCGCCGCCGCGGCCCGGGATGTGCCTCCAGGCACGCTCCTGACCCACGACATGCTGACGCCACACAAGGTGCCCGCGAGCCTCCAGCCCTCCGTCTTCCTCTCGCGCTCGGATGTCTCCTCCGTCACGAACAAGCGCATGGAGATTGGGCTGAGCAAGGGCGCGCCCCTGCTGTGGTCGGACAGCATCCAGATTCCCGAGCTGTCGGTGTCGCCGCCCAAGCCCGGGAGCCATACGAAGTCCCCTTGA
- a CDS encoding YopT-type cysteine protease domain-containing protein has protein sequence MTRILTEFSQKRVARSKGLADQGYCLALSARWVRHIIDSEKDGWDVPKQSVHKRLQLLKDETVSLYALHQSYLSRQGKVLDMIDAQSALLTVAKSGLMEDQAIVIASELIRKGSTYVISNRHGSTAEEHAMALYRTGGVFSTCFYFFDPNVGEVFASSEDEAAFVINELMGPKCDSRTTEWNLLRCN, from the coding sequence ATGACAAGAATATTGACGGAGTTCAGTCAGAAGAGGGTTGCGAGGAGCAAGGGGCTTGCCGATCAAGGATACTGCCTCGCCCTGTCCGCCCGTTGGGTGAGACACATCATCGACAGTGAGAAGGATGGGTGGGACGTCCCCAAGCAGTCCGTGCACAAGCGACTCCAACTGCTCAAGGACGAGACCGTCTCGCTGTATGCCCTCCACCAGAGCTACCTGTCGCGTCAGGGCAAGGTTCTGGACATGATTGACGCGCAGAGCGCACTGCTCACCGTGGCCAAGTCCGGGCTCATGGAGGACCAGGCCATCGTGATTGCCTCGGAGTTGATACGCAAGGGCTCCACCTATGTCATCTCGAACCGTCATGGCTCGACAGCCGAAGAGCATGCGATGGCGCTCTATCGCACAGGGGGTGTCTTCTCGACCTGCTTCTACTTCTTCGACCCCAACGTCGGCGAAGTCTTCGCTTCGTCCGAGGACGAGGCGGCGTTTGTCATCAACGAGTTGATGGGCCCGAAATGCGATTCCAGGACCACCGAGTGGAACCTGCTGCGCTGCAACTGA
- a CDS encoding Vps62-related protein: protein MLAGRLGSRRWLVLSSLGVSALGCGGSLEAMEDTVLRDTEASLAGLQGNTVHGRWLGSGGRNPTHPGNRTFIVDHAGPTATVTFTLTSSVDAYLYLLDASGNVLAEDDNSAGNLGARLAVSLAPGTYKLVAATATPGQSADLTLSSDRAPLRFSQRLLLKPVSTFQWIYDDSGTGSNDDVSIWRPNLTQAPGYYSLGDVAMPNGGGGPAPSTALVVQGEGDLLARPLDYVWVWNDKGSGGTHDGSFWEPVAPAGYTCLGAVGVLGYGKPSTDLIRCLKSEYVVAADPAALWNDSGSGADNDVGLWQPNARDHRGLPATTFVARPSHSDTGGSRYWAINKSATAHPELQGLPVSAATAAAFAPRVWLHPSEAYFPSSTEFHLANVHVEGGHQVTNQALGCDSCTDPQFLDGQRPNQTPVPVYAEVITRTVNGQPTTTTDVVYWMFYPYNNGKRVCIGWYSPWGCVGGYSTFGNHVGDWEHATVRFVEGRPSQVYLSQHASGQTFTYGDKGLGLSGWRPELFSAQGSHGLYADAARHIYRNLPNGDFLADDTGRGIAWDTWSALVPFDWRTPGTFEGSLSWLNRTERWGNPKSGCEVSEPIAGECILNDGPTGPMSKSASRPDFLPLD, encoded by the coding sequence ATGCTCGCTGGACGTCTGGGTTCACGCCGCTGGCTCGTGCTGTCGTCGCTGGGAGTGAGCGCGCTGGGCTGTGGTGGTTCGCTGGAGGCCATGGAAGACACCGTGCTCCGCGACACGGAGGCGTCCCTCGCCGGGCTCCAGGGCAACACGGTGCATGGGCGCTGGCTTGGCTCGGGAGGCAGGAATCCCACGCACCCCGGCAATCGCACCTTCATCGTCGATCATGCGGGCCCCACGGCGACGGTGACCTTCACGCTCACCTCGTCCGTGGACGCCTACCTCTATCTCCTCGATGCCAGCGGCAACGTGCTCGCCGAGGACGACAACAGCGCGGGCAACCTGGGCGCTCGGCTCGCTGTCTCCCTGGCCCCCGGTACGTACAAGCTCGTCGCGGCGACCGCAACACCCGGGCAGAGCGCGGACCTCACCCTCTCCTCCGACAGGGCGCCGCTGCGCTTCAGCCAGCGCCTCCTCCTCAAGCCCGTGTCCACCTTCCAGTGGATCTACGACGACAGCGGCACAGGCTCGAACGACGACGTCTCCATCTGGCGGCCCAACCTCACCCAGGCTCCGGGCTATTACTCCCTGGGCGATGTCGCGATGCCCAACGGCGGCGGCGGCCCTGCCCCCTCGACAGCGCTCGTGGTGCAAGGCGAGGGAGACCTGCTCGCGCGGCCCTTGGACTACGTCTGGGTCTGGAATGACAAGGGCTCCGGCGGCACCCATGACGGCTCGTTCTGGGAGCCCGTGGCGCCCGCTGGCTACACCTGCCTGGGCGCGGTGGGAGTGCTGGGCTACGGCAAGCCCTCCACGGACCTCATCCGCTGCCTCAAGAGCGAGTACGTGGTGGCCGCCGACCCGGCCGCCTTATGGAATGACAGCGGCTCCGGCGCGGACAACGACGTGGGGCTCTGGCAGCCGAACGCCAGGGACCACCGGGGACTGCCCGCCACCACCTTCGTCGCGCGCCCCAGTCACTCCGACACGGGGGGCAGTCGCTATTGGGCCATCAACAAGAGCGCGACGGCGCACCCGGAGCTCCAGGGGCTGCCCGTGAGCGCGGCCACGGCGGCGGCCTTCGCCCCTCGCGTGTGGCTGCACCCGAGCGAGGCCTACTTCCCCTCCTCCACCGAGTTCCACCTCGCCAACGTGCACGTGGAGGGCGGTCATCAAGTGACGAACCAGGCGCTGGGCTGTGACTCCTGCACGGACCCGCAGTTCCTGGACGGGCAGCGGCCGAACCAGACGCCGGTGCCTGTCTATGCGGAGGTCATCACGCGCACCGTGAACGGCCAGCCCACGACCACCACCGACGTGGTGTATTGGATGTTCTATCCCTACAACAATGGCAAGCGGGTCTGCATCGGCTGGTACTCGCCCTGGGGCTGCGTGGGCGGCTACTCCACCTTCGGCAACCACGTGGGGGATTGGGAGCACGCCACGGTGCGCTTCGTGGAGGGCCGTCCGTCTCAGGTCTACCTGAGCCAGCACGCCAGCGGGCAGACCTTCACCTATGGCGACAAGGGCCTGGGCCTGTCGGGCTGGCGGCCGGAGCTCTTCTCCGCGCAGGGCTCGCACGGCCTCTACGCGGATGCCGCGCGGCACATCTACCGGAACCTGCCCAACGGCGACTTCCTGGCGGATGACACCGGCCGCGGCATCGCCTGGGACACGTGGAGCGCGTTGGTCCCCTTCGACTGGCGCACGCCGGGGACCTTCGAGGGGAGCCTGTCCTGGCTGAACCGCACCGAGCGCTGGGGCAACCCGAAGTCGGGCTGCGAGGTGTCCGAGCCCATCGCGGGTGAATGCATCCTCAACGACGGGCCCACCGGGCCCATGTCCAAGAGCGCGTCCCGGCCGGACTTCCTGCCCCTCGACTGA
- a CDS encoding fibronectin type III domain-containing protein, with protein MNRCLGILCAALLLSSTLGSGVAKASPTFPYPWPDYSVVPVLFVPTDWSVSSAEVQAEATAINNAMADIQRFYATYNNGATFVLNPVQVVQANGAKEAYGISWGPGNIYDDGVITITGNMEGAVMAELHSRGYPTPPAQNQSGYVTMIFFKGAGGFAGGRGYTAGNGGQAIVGDWAIDSLQGHVAEGAYWWSGQRKQTGAVAHELGHGFGLPHPDSVGWGMETSVMGFWWDYPTIGLNDYDRNFLATNKSAFFTVPAAPTGQTATALNGTSIRVNWTDRSSNETGFQLTNGVTTVSLGANTTTYTWAGLSPNTYMCFAIRAYSATGTSPWTPWACTTTPTVPAAPTNQTATAISGTSIRVNWTDTSGNETGFQLTNGVTTVSLGANTTTHTWAGLSPNTYMCFAIRSLNAAGASAWTPWACTTTPTVPAMPTNQTATALNSSSIRVNWTDTSGNETGFQLTNGVTTLNLGANTTTYTWGGLSSGTYMCFAIRSQNVAGASAWTPWACTTTP; from the coding sequence ATGAACAGATGTCTCGGCATCCTCTGTGCAGCCCTCCTCCTCTCCAGCACGCTGGGGTCAGGAGTCGCGAAGGCCAGCCCGACGTTTCCGTATCCCTGGCCGGACTACTCGGTGGTGCCGGTGTTGTTCGTGCCCACCGACTGGAGCGTGAGCAGCGCCGAGGTGCAGGCGGAGGCCACCGCCATCAACAACGCGATGGCCGACATCCAGCGCTTCTATGCGACCTACAACAACGGGGCGACCTTCGTGCTGAACCCGGTGCAGGTCGTCCAGGCCAACGGGGCCAAGGAGGCGTACGGCATCTCGTGGGGGCCGGGGAACATCTACGACGACGGGGTCATCACCATCACGGGCAACATGGAGGGGGCCGTCATGGCGGAGCTGCACTCGCGCGGGTACCCCACTCCTCCGGCTCAGAATCAGAGCGGCTACGTCACGATGATCTTCTTCAAGGGCGCCGGCGGCTTCGCTGGAGGCCGTGGATACACCGCCGGCAACGGCGGCCAGGCCATCGTCGGCGACTGGGCCATCGACAGCCTCCAGGGCCACGTGGCCGAGGGCGCCTACTGGTGGTCCGGCCAGCGCAAGCAGACCGGCGCCGTCGCTCACGAGCTCGGCCACGGCTTCGGACTGCCCCACCCGGACAGCGTGGGCTGGGGGATGGAGACCTCCGTGATGGGCTTCTGGTGGGACTATCCGACCATCGGACTGAACGACTACGACCGGAACTTCCTCGCCACCAACAAGAGCGCCTTCTTCACCGTTCCGGCGGCGCCGACCGGACAGACGGCGACCGCGCTCAATGGCACCAGCATCCGCGTCAACTGGACCGACAGGTCCAGCAATGAGACCGGGTTCCAGCTCACCAACGGCGTCACCACCGTGAGCCTGGGCGCCAACACCACCACGTACACGTGGGCGGGCCTGTCACCCAATACCTATATGTGCTTCGCCATCCGCGCCTACAGCGCCACGGGCACCTCCCCCTGGACGCCGTGGGCCTGCACCACCACACCCACGGTGCCGGCCGCGCCTACGAATCAAACGGCCACCGCCATCAGCGGCACCAGCATCCGGGTGAACTGGACGGATACCTCTGGCAACGAGACCGGGTTCCAGCTCACCAACGGTGTCACCACCGTGAGCCTGGGTGCCAACACGACCACACACACGTGGGCGGGCCTGTCACCCAACACCTATATGTGCTTTGCCATCCGCTCCCTGAACGCGGCGGGTGCCTCCGCCTGGACGCCGTGGGCCTGCACCACCACGCCCACGGTGCCCGCCATGCCGACGAACCAGACGGCCACCGCCCTCAACAGCTCCAGCATCCGGGTGAACTGGACGGACACCTCTGGCAACGAGACCGGGTTCCAGCTCACCAACGGCGTCACCACGCTGAACCTCGGCGCCAACACCACCACGTATACCTGGGGTGGCCTCTCGTCTGGCACGTACATGTGCTTCGCCATCCGCTCCCAGAACGTCGCCGGCGCCTCCGCCTGGACGCCGTGGGCCTGTACGACGACACCGTAG